Within Vicia villosa cultivar HV-30 ecotype Madison, WI linkage group LG1, Vvil1.0, whole genome shotgun sequence, the genomic segment TCTATGAAGGTTACTGCTATAGAAGAAGCTCAGGACATCATTAAAATGAAGGTAGATGAACTCATTGGTTCCCTACAAAATTTTGAAATTAGTATAAGTGACAATGTTGAAAATAACAACAAAAGAATAACTTTTgtatccaacactgaagaagaatcagaagaaagcaatggtggaagtaaTGGAAATATGTCAGATgctatagccatgcttggaagacAATTCAACAAGTTTGTTAAAAGAATAAATCAGAAATCCAGATCAAATGTCAAGGACACTCCCTCTGACAATGGCAAGTCCTATGACCCTAGTAGAAGATCTAAACCTGAAGAGAAGTCCAAACAAGGCAAAGGGATTCAGTGCCATGGATGTGAAGGCTAcagacacattagagctgaatgtcccacctaccttaaggagcaaaagaaaggactaTCAGTCACTTGGTCTGATGGAGATTCTGAAAGTGAGTCTGAAGAAGAAACTGCAAAACACATCACAACACTAacaagtgtatgtgaatctgatgatgattccagtgaatATGAAATGACCTTTGACGAGCTTGCAACCTCATACAAAGAGCTATGTATCAGGAGTGCAAAAGTGTGTAAACAGGTGGAGAAACAAAAGGCACTCATAAAGGAGTTGGAAACTGAGAAGAAAGAACATCTGGCAACCTTAGACTCACTCAATGGGTAAAAGGACTGACTGCAAATCTTATCAGTATCACTCAACTATGTGATCAATGGCTCAATATCAGATTCACTAACAAAGAATGTGTTTTCTCAAATGGAGAAAATAAGGAAATCATGAAAGGATCTAGATCTAAGGATAATTGTTATTTATGGGAGCCTAACACCTCAGAATATTTCTCTACATATTCTATGGCCAATGAAGAAAGTAAGGGTAATCATAAAGAAAGAATTGACAAACTAGAGGTTCCCGCTCCCAGGATAAAGAATCCCGTTGAAGAAAtggatgagtctgatgatgagTCTTATGTTGGAGAACTCACCATTAGTGAACTTGCTGCTGGATACTCTGAGACTTTCCTAATGAATGAAAGACTGGGTAAAATATTAGTAGTGTATAAAGATGCTTATGCACTATTACAAGAAGAAAAAGTAAGTCTCATGACAAACATTGCTGCCCTAGAGAAAAAGCTGAGAAACATAAAATCTAACAAACAGGCAACAATGGGAAGtaatcaagaaaaaaaataagtaagTTAGAGGTAAAATCCATTCCTAACAAGACGAAGCAAAAGATGTTTAATCGAAGGCTCCAACATCTGGAAAAACATCAACAAAAGGGTCCATCTCTCTTAGGCAAGAGATACCATCATTGTGGTAAGTTAGATCACTTGAGATCCACATGTCCTGAAAGGAAGATCCCTCGATAGAAAAAACTGGCCAAAATAGAGCCTCCTCAGTGTAAGTTATGTGTTGACATTGAACACTCAAGTTGTGGAATAAATGAACATAAGTCCATATACAAAATAAGAAGTTCTAAAAGAAGGAAACCTAAACAAGATAAAGGTTCCAGAAAAGAGGATTTTAATCCTACTATAAGCAAGAAAACACCAATGAATAGTGATGCTCTGAAAGAAGATGAGACTATTATCTCAGTAAGGTGTGAGAATGTCAAAACAAATGTTTTAACTTCTGGATATGCTAAAGAATCAAGTGTGTGCACTGAGATGAAAGATTACTCTAGCATTAGTAAAGACTCATCCTTCAGTATTCAAAGTATGGACTATAAGGAGATCATTGTCGGGAACCAACCACCAGAAGCTATCAGAAGATCAAGGGAATCATCTACAATGATCAGGAGTATTTGAAACCTTGGCTTAAAGAAGATAATGATGGTCCCTCTGAATGACATATGGGCTAGAGACATGAAAAAGGAATTATGCCTGCTCAAGGGAAGCAAAGCATGGAATGTGAGAACAAATGTGTCACAAATTAAATTGGGAAATCAAGAAAACAAGGAGAGAATGATCTTCCTTGTCACAAATGAGGCTGTAAATATAATGATTGGTGTGATTCATAAGAAAGACTCAGACTGGTCTCAATTAAGGTGGATACAACAAGGTGTTTCTAAGCATAATGTCAAAGAGGATGTCGTAACATGGTTCTGGAACATCAATTAACATCTCTTCATCAAATATTTTGTGGAGGACAAAAATATTACATTAAAGTATATGGCCACTACTCTAGAGTTTGGTGATATTTTCACAAAGGGCTTAGATGTAAATCAAGTTGAAGAGCTAAAGGGAGAGATAAGAATTTTCCCCCATGAAGAATTATAACAATTAATTATATTTGGGGAATATAATTTGGGCTTTTTAAATAgttaatatttgaaaatttccAAAATTAGACTCTATATAAAGGTTCCCCTAGTTTTCAAAAAGACCTCTCGTTTGCCGTTTTTCTTCAACGACTATCTTGTGCTCTCAAATTGCTCTTTCTCCTTCACCGAGTATTGTTCAAGACTCACTCTCTTCATCAAGATGTCTCAACAATCGTCCTCCTTCTCTCATAAAGAAGGGTCTCCTCTTAATGTGCATGACATTGCTACAAGTGCTAATGCAACTAACCCTAATGAGGTTCTAAATGTTGCACCCTTGAGAGTGGTGCATGTTAAGGAAACCGCCCACTCCACATGCACGGAGACCAAAGGAGGATGTTCGCGGAAAAACCACCAATCCCCCATCTTCCACTCCTCGTGAGGAAGTAACAAAGGAAGGTTCTAGGTGCGTTCATAATGCTATTACTAAATTGTTCATAAGAATCTTGATGAAGATCATGAGATTACTAGGATATCTGTCCCTCTGAACTCTGTAATGCCTAACCCTCCACAAGATTCTAGTGTGAATCAAAATGGTAGTTCTCAGAAGGAGACTAAAGATGTTCCAATGGCTGAAGTTGAtcagaaaattgatgaagatgttCCTGAAGATGATGGCAATGTCTCTGACCATGTCCCAGACAATGTTCCTAACAATGTCAAGGAAACTGCTGCTGAAGGCTGTGATGTTGATGATGGTAATGTAGGTGGGGATACAGGTGCTTATGGTACATGTGCTACTATTATGGAGGTTGACAACATGTCTGATGATGAGCTGATTGCCCTTGTTATTCCAATCATAGCCAAGAGGCTTATGACAAGGAGGAAAGGGAAGGCAGTCATGCATTATTCTCCTAAGAAGAAGACTGATGTGAATAGTCCTGTCAATAAGAAGGATGAGGTTGGAAGTCCTATCAAGAAGAAGGTTGTGGCCAAGAGCACAATCATTGGGCCAACAAAATATTGGAGCAAAGTCGTGCCTAAGAAGAGGAAGGCTATTGTTCTTAATGAGACTAATTCTGATGTTCCAAGTGATGTCCCAGACATCTCTCGTAGAAAGAAACCCTCTTCCAGCAAGCTGGCTACAAGTGTTCCAGATGTTCCCATTGATAATATATCCTTTCACTTACCCTCAAATGTGGACAGGTGGAAGTATATGTTCCAAAGAGACTGGCCCTAGAGAGGGAACTTGCAAAGAATGTGCTGGAGTGTAAGGAAGTAATGGAGTTGATCCACCATGTTGGATTCATGAAGACTGTGTCAAATTTCTCTAAATGCTATGAGAACCTGGTGAAGGAATTCATAGTGAACCTCTCTAGAGATTACGCGGATGGTAAATCAAAGGAGTTCAGGAAGGTGTTTGTTCGAGGGAAGTGTGTCATTTTTTCTT encodes:
- the LOC131598575 gene encoding uncharacterized protein LOC131598575 translates to MSQQSSSFSHKEGSPLNVHDIATSANATNPNEVLNVAPLRVVHVKETAHSTCTETKGGYHEITRISVPLNSVMPNPPQDSSVNQNGSSQKETKDVPMAEVDQKIDEDVPEDDGNVSDHVPDNVPNNVKETAAEGCDVDDGNVGGDTGAYGTCATIMEVDNMSDDELIALVIPIIAKRLMTRRKGKAVMHYSPKKKTDVNSPVNKKDEVGSPIKKKVVAKSTIIGPTKYWSKVVPKKRKAIVLNETNSDVPSDVPDISRRKKPSSSKLATSVPDVEVYVPKRLALERELAKNVLECKEVMELIHHVGFMKTVSNFSKCYENLVKEFIVNLSRDYADGKSKEFRKVFVRGKCVIFSSYVINNYLERLDEAQPELDVTIIKCVR